Genomic window (Gymnogyps californianus isolate 813 chromosome 2, ASM1813914v2, whole genome shotgun sequence):
AGCATCCATACTTGGAGCAGAGGACGAACACTGACTCCAGCACCCCTCTGTGCTGTGCATACAGATCGTCCTGTTTCCTTGCACAAGGTGGCACAGACAGGCAAGAAGGGGTGAATTCTGATTCCTTCCTCGTCAATATGAAAGTTTTCACCGTTCTCTCTCTTTTCGTATACCCGAGCAGCAATTTTTAACTCAGGAGAGCATGTCCTCTACTTTTAATGAATTAATCACTTTCATTCATATTATTGCTACAGCTTAATAGCAATTACTATTACAAATGATTCTTTCCTCCTGGAAACTGTGTCTTTGAAGCGCTTTCAAGACGTGATCAACCTGTATGCAAGCATAACATAGGTGCAGTGCACAATAAACATGCAAATGTCTTAGCAGTGACGAGGCAAACTCCTTTGAAATAGTGTCTTTTGAAAGAACCATTACTTCTTAAAATGTGAACACTTAACTCTGCAAACCAGATCCTCTTTTATAGGGGTCATGATGtgacatctggaaaaaaaaaacggTGGCTAAAGCACTGACTCACTTTTGGAGAGCAGGTCAGACTGTTTTAAAGCTGTCTTCATTGCAATTCTTCAGAAATGACAGAGAGGAAACACCCCTCCTGATCGTTTTGGTGTTCTCTAAACAAGAAAATTTATGTTGGGCAGAACAAGCAGGAGCAATAAACTGCTGTGTTTTAGCAACAGGCACAGCCAAGCTGCTCACCAGCTAACCCAGAGGTCAGTGGCAGCCTCGCTGCGGCAGCCCAGAGCTCGGCACTACAAGTGTAGCCCTGCAaactccttgctgctgcagaagtttTTTGTATGCGATCCTGCACCCACCCATGGAAAACTAGCTTACATGTATCTGCACTCCTTGACAGTATCTAGCCCTGATCAGCTCAGCTAAAAATGTGGTTATGCTGCTGGGTGATGGCTTCTTCAGTGGAGACACTTTTGTAAGGGTCTTTATGCTACAGGCAAAAAGCTTCCCCACCTCAGGGAGCACAAGAAAATCCAGATTCTTAGATCAGATGCAGGTTTTGTACTGTTTTGCACCATTACAACTATTCAGAGCATTAATTTTTCCCTGTCACTATAATGATGAGGGGCTAACTCACTGGCACTGAGGCAGTTTTGAGGAAACCGGGAGCATCCTAGTGCTCATACTTAGACATGTATAGGAACGAGTGGCAGGCTGCACGTGCAGCCTTTTGGGTGGTACAGCTGCTCTTGTGCAGCCAGTGAGACCGAGACTGCATTTTGCAATCCCTCTCTGCCTGGAGGCTGACCCACGGGCTCGATGAGGCATCAAGAGAGGCAGAAGCCACCCTGGGAGTCCTGTGCTGGGACAGCCAGCCATTTATCCCTTGCTCTTTCCTGCACAGGTATCTGAGATGAATCCCACAAGCCAGTTCCTTGGCACAACAGAATACGACTATGGATATGATGAAAACACTGCTCCGTGCAATGAAGAAAATGGCTTTCGCAGGTTTAAATCCCTCTTTCTGCCGATTCTTTACTGCCTTGTGTTTGTCTTCTGCCTTCTGGGAAACTCCTTGGTCCTTTGGGTTCTTCTGACCAGGAAAAGGCTGACGACGATGACTGACATCTGCCTGCTGAACCTTGCAGCCTCCGATCTCCTCTTCGTTGTGCCTCTCCCTTTCCAAGCCCACTACGCTTCAGACCAGTGGGTTTTTGGCAACGCTATGTGCAAGATAATGGCTGGCATTTATTACACAGGTTTTTatagcagtattttctttataacCCTCATGAGCATAGACAGGTATATAGCAATAGTCCATGCTGTCTATGCCATGAGGATACGGACAGCCTCTTGTGGCATAATTATCAGTTTAATCCTGTGGCTGGTGGCTGGCTTGGCTTCTGTACCCAACATCGTGTTCAACCAGCAGCTGGAAATCGAGCAGTCTGTGCAGTGTGTCACCACATACCCCCCAGGCGACAATACCTGGAAGGTCGCTTCTCAGTTTACGGCCAATATCTTAGGCCTCTTGATTCCCCTTAGCGTCCTCATTTGCTGCTATGCCCAGATActgaaaaacctgcaaaaatgcaaaaatcgGAACAAGATCAAGGCGATCAAGATGATTTTCATCATCgtcattgttttcttcctcttctggaCTCCCTTCAACATCGCGCTGTTCCTAGACTCTCTGCAGACCCTGCACATCATCAATGACTGCAAGGCGAGCTACCAGATAGCCCTGGCCCTGCAGCTGACGGAAACTGTCTCCTTCATCCACTGCTGCCTGAACCCCTTGATCTATGCCTTTGCTGGGGTGACATTCAAGGCCCATCTTAAAGGACTACTTCAGTCCTGTGTCTGTGTCCTCTCCAGCCCTATCGGAGGTGCCGGGGCTGGTCAGTCATTTCCAGCACCCACCCAGCTCTCCGGCTGCTCTGACAGCGCAGGGTTCCTGTGAGCCCACCTGAGCTGCCTTCTGGTGTGAGTAGTTGGCCTAAGGTCTGATGTGGCCTTGGAGGTTGTACCATGTGTGCAGCATCCTCTGGGGATGATCAGTATACCTATACCTCCTTTTGGGATATGCTGTGAACTACGGCATAACAAGTGGCAACATTACTTTCCTAAGAGCACCAGTGCGTTTGTAAAATGGTGACCTTACAAGCTTGCCacagaatgatttttaattacGTTTTAGAGCtcttttaatacatttcagCAAGCAAGGTGCTTCCTCTAGTATTTACTTTCTCCTCTGATGAAAGCATCGCTTCTGCCTCAAATATGCTCTGCCTTGTGGAAGCTGTTCCATACCTGAATCCCTACATCCCTGGGACAGGCATGGGACACCCCTCTGGGAAGCGGGGAAGAGGACAGACATGGGATTACTTCACATTGCAAAGAGGGAATCACCTCAGCCACTGTCACCATTCTCCCTTTGCTTCAGCTCCCAGGTAAAGATGCCCTTCAGCTCAGGGCCCTGTTGCTTTGCTGTGGGACGCTCCCAGGGGCACAGCCGGGGGgtccctggagctgctgccgCCCAAAGCAGCCTTTGGTGGTGATACCTTCAAAAATAGCAGAGCAACAGCTCCAGGTGCCCCCTATACTTATCATCGTAAACGCCCATACACTCGAATATGTCGTCATCAAAGCAGCCTGGTAGTCTGCATCACCGCTGGAGGTGTGGAACCTCCAACCCCAGCACTCGCTACTAAACGTAAACACCACAAAATGGCATGTAGCATGTAGGCTCTGTctccttctccattttctgccattttagaaatgtttgctttgaatAAACATATTAACTGCAGCTTTTTGTCTTGGCTCCTGAAAGTCCTTCTAATGACTCGCAAGCCTAGATTAGGATAAGGAAAGGatatttttactgatttttgaGCTGGTATCACGTAAAATACATCTGACGGAATTGAGAGGCACCCTGGATCTCTTCAGCAAAATAAGTCTTGTCTCCACTTTCCTGCTGAGAAAGATTTGTTCTCAAAATCCCAATAAAAATTCACggtgaaaaaataacatttatgttGAGGTACTATTACtgtaaacaaaattttaaaagttaaacaaGAGAGTACCTGAAACCAGTAAAAACACAGCCTGAGTATTGTCAAAGATTGTATTTTCTagagtaataaaaaatatatgttttcttaGTTCTacctttccttctgaaaatataattgcatttttttgtttcctaaaaatTTCATATACGTTTCTAACCTCAGTGCCAAAATATTCTTGCCAGTAGCTACATAGTatagaaaatacttctttcatTTATGATAGATAGTGTAATTAACATTTCGAGGTTTTGTTCCTCAATGGATAAGAAATGCCCTGCAGCTCAATTATCATATTGTTTTACTTCTCAGAGGACTTCTAGGTATTTAGAAACAAAGCCCTCTGttcatgtatttctgtgtttttttgtACTGCGCAGGCACTTTAATGattgaaaagaaacatgggCCAGAATCTCAGGTCAGATATCTTCCCCCCGTGGCCAGAATTTTggagtttggagaaaaggatttctgtttaaaatgctCAGTGACATTTACCATCATCTTACCTGTTGATGTTTCAGATGAAAatgggagaagaaacagaagttacATACATATTCTTTTTCAATTGGTATTTTGAGAAGAAGGGaagatggaaatgttttctggcCAGCTCTCACACACTGACACTTTCCCAATGAGCTGCATCACTGCAGCTTAGACAGCACAAAACTTGGCAGTCAGGAGCCAATTTTTcctggctgcagggaagagacACAACTGACATCATTGATCAAAGAGGGGGCCCCGGTCCAGTCCAGACTGCACGGGACTTCCAGCACCAAGGAGCTCCCTTCAAGGATATAAAGTATCTGTGGAGAGTCCCCTGCACTTTTTTAGGCCTCTAGATTTCAGGGAATGATCATTTCATACCTGGCAGCTTTTTTGgcagcttttttcctaattgaaATTGGGCACGTGTGAAACAGCAAACAATTTGACCTGATCACTTTGTCAACAGTTGCGtaaaaaagaccaaaaccaagcaaagaCTGCTTTTAGGTAAAGATAGTATTCAAGGACTGTctggttttaaaacacagatttggATCATATCTGCAATCTGGTTAGTCAGAAGAAATAATAAGGAATAAGGGATAAGGTCcctaaattcttatttttcaataattgtTTATTTGCcttgctgaatttaaaatttcaaaaagacaaGATGGTCAAAAacactgtaatttttcaaagatCGTGCCCCTTTTCAGGTTGCTACGTCATTCAAAGTGATACGCACCTGATATGCCCCAGACACGCACAATTCTTTCCAATGCCATCATGAAATTCTGCAAGTGTGAACCCAAAATGTCCCAAAGAGACTCTTGCATCATTAATGCAGCAATGTTTTCAGCAGTAGACTAGGATTCTCTGTAGGCCAAGGGCAAGGGCCAAACTCTTTggtttctattatttttttgtccagctcccactgaaatcatgctctgtgtgtgtgtgtaacagCAGAATTTAGCCCAAATGATACGTGAAGCCTGAAccaaagaagtaaaaaagtAGGTTTTGCTACACGCGCTGCAgagtttcttcctcctcctccttgtcttccactgctgcatttgaaaaacTGGTATTTAAGAATCCAGAAGGGTAGAACCAAACCCCCCATCCTCTGCTCAAGCACAATCTCTCACAGATCAAGACTGCAGATTCTTAGGACACTTTTCGCTTCAGAAGGCTCTTTCTCTGTCTAATATGGCTACAAAAAGGAATACTACAAGTAGCTATTTTGCCCCTTTTTATTGTATGAACTACCAGAATAGAGGCACAAACATACGCAGCATCACCCCAAGTACTCATACACAGCAGAGCTCTCAGAAGCATTGTGCCTCTTCTCTAAAcaccagattttatttttaatgttgtaaaTCCACAGGATTTTATGCTACTTTTATATGCAATGGAAAGAATCTACGGAGACACTAAGCAATGTTCAAAAATTTTTGTACTTCTATGCACTGAAACAGTTCTGGATAACAGCACTACCCTAGTAGGATACTATTAAGGAGCTGGTACTGCCATTTTTTCcgttaaacatttctttttaggtAGAAACTTGTCAACAACaatctgctttcttctgcagatgTAATATTCTCCCTGCAATAAAGCAGGCAGCAGATGCACTATTTTCTCAGTTTCAAGGGTTCTGACACAAAGTAAAATAGGTAAAAAAATTTTGCAATCTACTCATAACCAGATCAGCTAGTTTTCATGTGCTGAGATGTTGTCAGCTGCAAATACCACTGCAAAAGCACCAAGGAACATTCAGGTTTGATGTCACCTGGATTTCCTGGTGCTGTGTGTGGTAATGTGAATATATATGCCAAAATATCTAGCCCAATCTTGTTCCATTAAATTAGTGAAAAGTTGATCGCTATTCTGAAGAGGATGGAATAAGGAAATTATTGCTGTTCGTAGAACAGATCTCCTGATCAGATTTTGCACAACTAAAGCAATTAATGTTTCTCCAAGGACCAAGCTGTAACACCTACCGTTGATATCAGATTGCCAGCGAAAGTGCTAAGTACCACTTGTCACGTTTGGTAACATTTCCCTACCTAGTTCTAAAATGTGTCTGAACCTGCTTGATCTTTCTAGCTATTGATTTTCATCTAACATGTTTCACAATCCTCCACTTTCCCGTTTCCTGTTTCTCTGCCCTTTTGTAGTATGATGCCTATGACACTATGACAGGAAAGTCTGACCTTATTCTAGTTCAAGACCATTTGGCAGTGTGCAACAAAACATCCAAATGTGCACATCCTCAAAAACACCTCCCagacctttaaaataaataaagtatagTAAAACTGTGCAAAGCAGTGCAAAGGAAAACTGGGAGAGTTAGAAAAGCAAGAACATCATGTAAGATGTGGTGCTGTTGGTGATTCCTCCTGGCTTTTCTACAGCCTGAGATTGCCAAGTTCACAGCTTTTGTAATGTTCCTCAGTCCTATTGACTTACCATGGGACAGCTCAACCTTAAGAAGATGCGAGACTGAATTTTAGATGTGTCACATTTGGCCCACCTCCCCAGGCTAGGGTCATGAGAAATCTGATTTGACGAGGGCTCCTGGGATATTAAAAAACTGAACATGGGAGATCattctacagaaagaaaaattccttaaaGTGAGGTTCTGCCTATTCAGGAACAGTACTTGGAGGCTGTGCACGCTCTTGCTCGCTCTCTCTCTGGCCCCATGAAGCCCCCCTCTTTCcataaggaaaaatgaagagctgCACCTGGTGTGAGAGCAGGGTAAAGTGCTGGTTTGTTCTCTGTTACCATCTGGATTTGCTCTTACCATCTAGCAGGTGTAGAGGTTTGTGACCTAGCTAAGGGCTATGCCCTCCCAACGGGAACAGTGACAGAAGGTCAAGGGAGACAACCCACAGAAGTTGTAGAAAACGTCTTCTTTCCTTGCCTCTTCCACTTCTAGGGAGGAAAATGGGATGTTAATTTCTGACTAAATACTGGAGTTTcatttattcagctttttttttttggctgcatCTGCTCAAGCTCCTAGAttaaaactaaacagaaaacacaggtaGAACTCTTAATTAAGATGCTTAAGCAGTATGAAAAAAGTGGGAATCAACTCATAGAAATGACTGGTTGAAATGATGTCAGAAATCATGCAATACTTCAGGATGATACAGCTCTGgcaaaaaatcacattaaagtTCATCTTATAATACTATATTACTCAAGCTAATTTTCTTAGTGAGTTTGGGAAACCATGAGTATATGCCTCCAAAGAACTCAAAAATCTATTCACGCCCCTACCAGTTGTTCCTTGCTGCCCATTAGATGCTGAGGGCAGTGGTCTCCAGGCAGACCCCTGTCACTGGCAGTCGCAGACAGCTTTCCAGCCCTGGGACCACACACTCTCAAGAGATTAGGCTATCTGGCAAATGTTGTGTGACATTCAAAAGACATTGCAGATTATTTCACAATAACAAGGTTAGCTCACAAGTCACACACCCTATTAGATGGCAAAGACCTAGAAAAAGTGTGCTTTAGGTGctagaaataacttttttttccagtgcaattTCTACAACGGGCAGTTCAGGGTCATGAAGAGATAACAAAGTcactttcaaaacaagaaatgtgCCAACACAGTAAGTACAGTATCACATAGAGAGACTGCTTCAGAGACACAAACCTGTGAGGTCAAAAATtgttctgctctgctcaggCTAAATAGCAGCTGAGAGCTATGACTAACAGGTCATACGGCTGCTGATCCTGGACCTAGCTCAGATGTACCTGTAACTGTACAATATAAACACATTTCTCCACTTATTACAGCCTCACCAAAATGTCCCCAGGACTGGCTTTTGGAGAGTCAGGAGTTCAGGGACATGGACGTCAGTAGTCTGTGACAAGTAGGGGCATGGGAGACATGAAGAAGCCTGAGATGGGAGATTTGTGACAAAACCAAATAGTGCCACCAACTGCTAGCAACCCAGCACAGGGTGTCTAACAAGAATATGGAAGAAAATACGTCAACAACAGTAGTTGTATGGTAGAAGATAAAATTGTAAAGTGAAAGATCATCTCATCTCTCAGCAGGAAGGGGAAACGTGAAGTTATGACTTGGCACTGCTTTTAATTCCAGGAGCTGTTTTAGCCACTCTCCTACTCAGAAATTTCAAACCACTGTAATATACTCTTAAGTTTTCAGTTTCCTtgcccctttttctttcttctggggCACTTCCCTTAGCACAGCCTTCCCACTCGTAAGGACCACTTCCTCTGTTTCAGGAGTCTCTAGcatcttgatttattttctgctgtaaacGTGCTAGAGGGTAAGTCTGTGCCTTTGTCCCCAGTCCTTTCCTCACAGCACACCTCTTTGCTCCTCCGTGTCAACCTGCCAGGTTGTTGGCTCTCAAAAGCTGGGGCTAAGCAAAGCTGCCCTGTGTGGAAGGTTAGTGAGTGAAAGAGACATTGTTGAATTCCTCTAGCCTCACTGTCTCcagctcaaaaataaaaaaattccctgAAATATATTACTATATCTTCTTAGTGTTGTCTTGTGAAATATTCACTGAATATTACCTCTTGTTACAGGGGGATGTAACACAGAAGAGACTCCTTGAACCCTGTAAACAGACACTGTGCTTTCTGAGTGTCTTCTGTAGCCCTGTCGCCCAGTAATACAGTATTGGTATTGCTATTGCCAGGCCACAGGCTTTGTACTGAGTGTGCAAGGCCTCAGGACTGAGGCTTGCCAGCCTGGCTTTGTCTGAGCTCATCTTGACCTGCCTGAAGCTTTATTTTTGATTGGTTTAGCTGAAACAGCAGTTCTTCTGAGCAGCTGTCTATATTTAATTTGTCCTAGTTTTGCTTATCTTTGTGCGGCACACCCAGTTTTTATACAGATAGTAGTAAAAAGTAGCTATTCTTTCTAACATGACTCTAACATGATGCTGCAACATAGAGAAATACAGTCGTAGTATGACAGCAGAGGCCTTGAGAAGTAGGGACAGAGCATGAGGTGTAGAGGGACCCTTTCATGAGGGACCAACAGGCTGAATCCATTGACCTTAGGACTCAGAAAAGCAGTGGAAGCGTAAAAGCATTAAGCTTAGAAAAGGGGTATAAACTAGGAAATGTGTATACAACAAATGTAACTATTATTTTTggtattattgttattattattatcattattattattattaagatGTTTCTGTCCAGaattattaatgtattttttatttttttatcttttctttctttttctgagataATTAGCTCTGGACTGATAATGATTGTTGGATTAGAGTGCTAAAAGTTCAATTACACTAACAATAAATTCATCTGTTTATGTATAAGGTGTTTCCTTTTTGCCCATAACAGAATTGTGAGCATT
Coding sequences:
- the LOC127013048 gene encoding C-C chemokine receptor type 8-like; the protein is MNPTSQFLGTTEYDYGYDENTAPCNEENGFRRFKSLFLPILYCLVFVFCLLGNSLVLWVLLTRKRLTTMTDICLLNLAASDLLFVVPLPFQAHYASDQWVFGNAMCKIMAGIYYTGFYSSIFFITLMSIDRYIAIVHAVYAMRIRTASCGIIISLILWLVAGLASVPNIVFNQQLEIEQSVQCVTTYPPGDNTWKVASQFTANILGLLIPLSVLICCYAQILKNLQKCKNRNKIKAIKMIFIIVIVFFLFWTPFNIALFLDSLQTLHIINDCKASYQIALALQLTETVSFIHCCLNPLIYAFAGVTFKAHLKGLLQSCVCVLSSPIGGAGAGQSFPAPTQLSGCSDSAGFL